The bacterium genome includes a region encoding these proteins:
- a CDS encoding zinc-dependent metalloprotease, with amino-acid sequence MFLKRFLLLLVMACIVLPVFSALAAPFDVDSVYKGWSGDPDTIKVYIDTSFTAAQKGSVQTAIDRWNDAGGEPKMTATTSSSGADIRIRSSSTISGQGTCAAHPSWSQPYDSCTIKIKPTRTVGLTELATHELGHALGLDDTKNASDVMRGDPGSNGSGGALSSHDSSEAKAAAKIADATSSVMLPLFPDMALACGALSNLGYQLSRDYPPPIAAGAVIWIMPVHDPFLTIYGEHVEGNLLIFDVQLEPIHWSGMVFFDVYIEFPDPLTYPPEEFMCMFYADEAPVPPTDFTCWFDWHTEGGLTYVDWVGRNDYPHPGGLRATLTDEFATHFNKGNGTFVLELPPGSHMLSLVVDDFQGNYSYYTTIIDVLGIDDDPELPSAVALDAYPNPFNSAVTMSLSPGVGASNARPVQVGVEIFDINGRMVYNNSAGDACMRPAGGIHAAPTQVIWQPEASVGSGIYLVRAKVGDKSVTKRIVYLK; translated from the coding sequence ATGTTTCTCAAACGATTTTTGCTGTTACTGGTTATGGCCTGTATAGTTCTTCCCGTTTTTTCTGCTCTTGCCGCACCGTTCGATGTGGATAGCGTCTATAAAGGCTGGAGCGGCGACCCGGACACGATCAAGGTCTATATCGACACGTCTTTCACCGCCGCCCAAAAAGGCTCGGTTCAGACCGCCATAGACCGTTGGAACGATGCCGGTGGCGAACCGAAAATGACAGCGACCACAAGTTCCTCGGGTGCTGATATCAGGATCAGATCGAGTTCGACCATAAGTGGCCAGGGGACCTGTGCGGCGCATCCATCCTGGTCGCAGCCGTATGACAGTTGCACGATAAAAATCAAACCCACCCGCACGGTCGGACTTACAGAGCTTGCGACGCACGAATTAGGTCACGCGCTCGGTTTAGACGACACCAAGAACGCCTCCGATGTTATGAGGGGTGATCCCGGCTCGAACGGCTCGGGCGGGGCTTTGTCTTCTCACGACAGTTCCGAGGCAAAAGCCGCCGCGAAGATAGCTGACGCAACCTCCTCCGTGATGTTGCCTCTATTCCCGGATATGGCGCTGGCCTGCGGAGCTTTAAGCAATCTCGGATACCAGTTGTCGCGCGATTATCCGCCGCCCATAGCTGCCGGCGCGGTTATTTGGATCATGCCGGTTCACGATCCCTTTTTAACTATCTACGGCGAACACGTCGAGGGTAACCTACTCATATTCGATGTCCAGCTCGAACCTATACACTGGTCGGGGATGGTTTTCTTCGATGTATATATAGAATTTCCCGATCCTCTTACCTACCCCCCCGAAGAGTTTATGTGCATGTTCTATGCGGATGAAGCGCCCGTGCCGCCAACCGATTTCACATGTTGGTTCGATTGGCACACCGAAGGCGGTTTGACTTATGTCGATTGGGTAGGCCGCAATGACTACCCCCATCCGGGCGGACTTCGCGCAACATTGACCGATGAATTCGCTACACATTTCAACAAAGGGAACGGGACATTCGTTTTGGAACTTCCGCCAGGCAGCCACATGCTTAGCCTCGTCGTGGACGATTTCCAGGGGAATTACTCATATTATACGACTATAATAGATGTTCTCGGTATCGATGATGACCCGGAGCTACCGTCGGCTGTTGCGCTCGACGCGTATCCGAATCCGTTCAACTCGGCGGTGACGATGTCGCTCTCCCCCGGCGTCGGCGCGAGCAATGCTCGCCCCGTGCAGGTCGGAGTAGAGATTTTCGACATAAACGGGCGAATGGTTTATAACAATTCCGCAGGGGACGCATGTATGCGTCCCGCGGGCGGCATTCATGCCGCCCCTACGCAGGTCATCTGGCAACCGGAGGCATCGGTTGGCAGCGGGATATATCTCGTTCGCGCGAAAGTCGGGGATAAATCGGTCACGAAACGAATTGTGTATTTGAAATAG
- the radA gene encoding DNA repair protein RadA, producing the protein MAKKEKIRYVCQSCGHKHLRWQGKCDNCGEWNTLIEEVVVESKVSAVKRYSSTRPIPISSVGMDNTKRISAGFKEIDRVFGGGVMPGSAILVAGEPGIGKSTLLLQSAIEMAVEGMKVLYITGEESASQVKVRAERLKHKCENNLDLLAETSAEIAAGFAADYNIVIVDSIQSMASSALESTPGNVAQVRQCASLFIEVAKKHNISVFMIGHVTKSGVIAGPRVLEHAVDVVLTLEGDRHSELRILRTSKNRFGSTGEIGVFSMASDGLIEVENPSSAFINQHKEPVPGSVVFAGLEGARPLFVEIQALASPTAYSSPQRVVQGFDPRRFMLLVAILERRAGFPLSRQDLFINVVGGVTLDERTSDLGIALAIAGSMQDIPISPKIAVFGEIGLTGELRSTSRITPRLKEAARLGFSNIIMPAGQAKLAKIEGLRILAVEDIFAAFAAAFRKQDKKREP; encoded by the coding sequence ATGGCAAAAAAAGAGAAAATTCGATATGTATGTCAGTCATGTGGACATAAACATCTAAGATGGCAAGGCAAATGTGACAACTGCGGTGAATGGAACACGCTGATCGAAGAGGTTGTTGTTGAATCTAAAGTGTCTGCAGTTAAAAGGTATTCATCGACTCGGCCAATACCCATTTCTTCGGTAGGAATGGATAATACAAAACGAATTTCAGCGGGTTTTAAGGAAATCGATAGAGTTTTCGGCGGGGGAGTTATGCCGGGAAGCGCGATTCTCGTCGCTGGCGAGCCGGGTATAGGTAAATCGACATTACTCCTTCAATCAGCGATAGAAATGGCCGTAGAGGGCATGAAGGTCCTATATATTACTGGAGAGGAGTCGGCTTCTCAGGTCAAGGTTCGCGCTGAACGATTAAAACATAAATGCGAAAATAATCTCGACCTGCTTGCTGAAACATCTGCCGAGATAGCTGCTGGATTCGCTGCCGATTACAACATAGTTATAGTCGATTCAATACAATCAATGGCATCCTCAGCCCTTGAAAGCACGCCGGGCAATGTCGCGCAAGTGCGTCAATGCGCCTCGCTTTTTATCGAAGTAGCAAAAAAACATAATATTTCTGTGTTTATGATAGGGCATGTAACAAAATCCGGCGTTATCGCCGGGCCACGTGTTCTCGAACACGCAGTCGATGTCGTCCTAACCCTCGAGGGCGACCGCCATAGTGAATTGCGTATCCTTCGCACATCGAAAAACCGCTTTGGAAGCACAGGCGAAATAGGTGTTTTCTCAATGGCCTCGGATGGTTTGATCGAGGTTGAAAACCCATCATCAGCGTTTATTAATCAACATAAAGAACCTGTCCCCGGTTCCGTCGTTTTTGCCGGACTCGAGGGAGCACGCCCGCTTTTTGTGGAGATTCAAGCCTTAGCTTCTCCAACAGCTTATAGCTCACCACAACGCGTCGTTCAAGGCTTCGATCCGCGTAGATTTATGTTGCTTGTTGCAATACTCGAAAGGCGCGCAGGGTTTCCCCTGTCACGCCAGGACCTTTTTATCAATGTTGTTGGTGGTGTAACACTTGATGAGCGGACATCCGACTTGGGAATCGCACTCGCCATAGCCGGTAGTATGCAGGATATTCCTATTTCGCCCAAAATTGCCGTTTTCGGGGAAATTGGTCTAACCGGTGAACTTAGGTCAACCTCAAGAATTACCCCGAGGTTAAAAGAGGCCGCGAGACTCGGTTTCTCGAATATTATTATGCCTGCAGGGCAAGCCAAATTGGCAAAAATCGAAGGTCTTAGAATCTTGGCTGTCGAGGATATCTTCGCTGCATTTGCCGCCGCCTTTAGAAAGCAGGATAAAAAAAGGGAGCCGTAA
- a CDS encoding phosphopentomutase, with product MKKAIIIVLDGVGIAEAPDADDYNDLGSATLPHTAAAVGGLELPNLGRLGLGNLGDIPGTPPSDIIEGAYTRMIPQSKGKDSTTGHWELAGLITREPFPVFPYGFPLDIMFTFESKIGRGTLGNVVASGTEIIEKLGAEHVSTGKPIIYTSADSVFQIAAHEDIVPVGLLYDWCRIARKILTGDLGVSRVIARPFIGSNNNFVRTPKRRDFSLEPQGPTLLTHVERAGLPVVSVGKIMDLFAGIGITEPVFTHSNSEGISETRMLIKEFDRGLIFTNLVDFDMLWGHRNDPRGLAQGLREFDDSLPSIMGAMGEDDLLFITADHGNDPTTPSTDHSRELVPLIAWGHNLIPGALPDRNSFADLGQTIAEFLETEPTRDGVSFLHDILP from the coding sequence ATGAAAAAGGCAATAATTATAGTATTGGATGGTGTTGGGATTGCAGAGGCGCCCGACGCTGATGATTACAACGATCTTGGAAGTGCCACTCTTCCACATACTGCTGCTGCAGTTGGGGGTTTAGAGCTCCCGAATTTAGGAAGACTTGGTCTTGGCAACCTTGGAGATATTCCTGGCACTCCGCCCAGCGACATTATTGAGGGAGCTTACACGCGGATGATTCCCCAGTCCAAGGGTAAAGACTCTACCACAGGTCATTGGGAGTTGGCTGGTTTGATCACTCGCGAACCATTTCCGGTTTTCCCGTATGGTTTTCCTTTGGATATTATGTTTACATTTGAGTCCAAGATTGGTCGCGGGACTTTAGGAAACGTAGTTGCCAGTGGAACCGAGATAATTGAGAAACTCGGAGCAGAACATGTTTCAACAGGCAAGCCCATAATTTATACGAGTGCGGACTCGGTCTTCCAGATAGCGGCTCATGAAGACATAGTTCCAGTGGGTCTTTTATATGACTGGTGCAGGATCGCTCGTAAAATACTTACTGGAGACTTAGGTGTAAGTCGTGTTATTGCAAGGCCTTTCATAGGTTCGAATAACAATTTTGTCCGAACGCCAAAACGCAGGGATTTCTCCCTCGAGCCTCAAGGGCCGACCCTTTTGACTCATGTTGAAAGAGCCGGTTTACCTGTAGTTTCAGTTGGCAAGATCATGGATTTATTTGCTGGTATCGGGATAACCGAACCGGTCTTCACACATTCCAATTCTGAGGGTATTTCTGAAACTAGGATGTTAATTAAGGAATTTGACAGAGGACTTATCTTTACTAACCTAGTTGATTTTGACATGCTTTGGGGCCATCGCAACGATCCTCGTGGACTTGCACAAGGCCTTCGTGAATTTGATGATTCTCTTCCCTCTATAATGGGCGCGATGGGTGAAGATGACCTTTTATTTATTACGGCTGATCATGGTAATGATCCCACGACACCCAGCACAGACCATAGCAGAGAGCTTGTTCCACTCATTGCTTGGGGTCATAATCTTATTCCTGGGGCATTACCTGATAGAAATTCTTTTGCCGACCTCGGGCAAACAATCGCTGAATTTCTTGAAACCGAACCTACCCGCGACGGCGTGAGTTTCCTTCATGATATTTTACCATAA
- a CDS encoding rod shape-determining protein: protein MPIFDILSNDIGIDLGTANTLVFVKGRGIILNEPSVVAVENETGKVIAIGHDAREMLGRTPGHIRAVRPLKDGVIADFTMTEEMLREFIRRVIRKRFLIKPKIVISVPSGITEVERRAVTESAENAGARDVFLVNEPMAGAIGVGIPVEEPRGNMIIDIGGGTSEIAVIALSGIVNNTSIRIAGDEMDEAIINYLKKKYNLAIGENTAERVKREIGSAYPLPGGEEYVDVKGRDVVDGLPKTLKISSAEIREGLEEPVRLIMHALRQALEATPPELASDIVDRGIIMTGGGCMLRGLDQKIREETNLPVYIVDDPLTCVVMGTGRIINDTTKYNKLLAREKR from the coding sequence ATGCCCATTTTTGATATTTTATCAAACGATATTGGAATAGACCTCGGAACAGCCAACACCCTTGTTTTCGTTAAAGGGCGAGGTATTATTCTTAATGAACCGTCAGTAGTGGCAGTCGAGAACGAAACCGGCAAAGTTATAGCCATCGGCCATGATGCCCGAGAAATGCTCGGAAGAACCCCCGGTCATATCCGTGCTGTTCGCCCACTTAAAGACGGTGTAATTGCTGATTTTACTATGACCGAGGAGATGCTCCGCGAGTTCATACGCAGGGTAATCCGCAAGAGATTTCTTATAAAACCTAAAATTGTAATTTCAGTTCCTTCGGGGATCACCGAGGTGGAGAGACGTGCGGTTACGGAATCGGCTGAAAATGCAGGAGCTCGCGATGTTTTTCTTGTTAACGAACCTATGGCTGGAGCTATAGGCGTGGGAATTCCGGTCGAGGAACCCCGAGGGAACATGATAATCGATATTGGCGGAGGAACCAGTGAGATAGCAGTTATCGCTCTTTCGGGGATCGTTAACAATACGAGTATCCGTATCGCCGGCGACGAAATGGACGAGGCTATTATAAATTATCTTAAGAAGAAGTATAATCTTGCAATTGGCGAGAACACCGCAGAAAGGGTTAAGAGAGAAATAGGCTCCGCCTATCCTTTACCCGGCGGAGAAGAGTATGTCGATGTTAAGGGCCGCGATGTTGTAGATGGCTTACCTAAGACCCTCAAGATTTCCAGTGCTGAGATCCGTGAAGGTCTCGAGGAGCCGGTTCGCCTTATTATGCACGCACTAAGGCAGGCTCTTGAAGCTACACCTCCGGAGCTTGCCAGCGACATTGTTGACCGAGGGATTATTATGACGGGGGGTGGATGTATGCTCCGCGGTCTAGATCAAAAAATACGTGAAGAGACCAATCTTCCGGTATATATTGTCGATGATCCTCTCACTTGCGTTGTAATGGGAACGGGTAGAATCATAAATGACACCACAAAATACAACAAGCTTTTGGCCAGAGAGAAAAGATAA
- a CDS encoding class I SAM-dependent methyltransferase, with protein sequence MDIEPEFDLNKALTYIADFLPTRLPLETDGSDIEGVNINPTLGQIPLALAEVIIYSKKPQRILEIGTSVAETTIALGYAAKTYGGEVTTVEINRRIASAAIRNIQHADIQESVRLSVGDGANIISQFNGPFGFIIQDGAKNLYVPMLERLIDLMEPGGILLSDDVLFPIMFDNPRVKELDDYNHALRDNSRLKTVWLPIGDGVALSTRI encoded by the coding sequence ATGGATATTGAACCCGAATTTGATCTTAATAAAGCTCTCACTTACATTGCAGATTTTCTTCCTACAAGACTTCCTCTAGAGACAGACGGTTCCGATATTGAGGGTGTTAATATTAATCCAACCCTCGGGCAAATTCCACTGGCATTAGCCGAAGTCATAATCTATTCCAAAAAACCTCAAAGAATTCTGGAGATAGGAACTAGTGTTGCTGAAACGACGATTGCGCTTGGTTATGCCGCTAAGACATACGGCGGAGAGGTAACAACAGTCGAGATTAACCGCCGAATAGCCAGCGCCGCAATAAGAAATATTCAGCATGCTGACATACAAGAGTCGGTGAGGCTTTCAGTCGGAGATGGTGCTAATATTATTAGCCAATTTAACGGGCCTTTCGGTTTTATTATTCAAGACGGCGCAAAAAACCTCTATGTTCCTATGCTCGAGCGCCTTATTGACCTTATGGAACCGGGCGGGATACTTCTTTCCGATGACGTTTTATTTCCTATCATGTTCGACAATCCTCGTGTTAAGGAACTCGACGACTATAACCACGCCCTCAGGGACAATTCACGCCTTAAAACTGTATGGCTTCCCATTGGAGACGGAGTAGCTCTTAGCACGAGAATATAA
- a CDS encoding T9SS type A sorting domain-containing protein, with the protein MKSIIFSVVFYLGLSYGNCTIGVASGSVTCDGRPLAFKTRDTSSWSLEYKVQTPSGYYAYAGNTSVGSSGVWFGLSEAGFGITQSAAYNLSGGWSGLTNSSMMNYSLELCSTVDDFEDILISTNSSGRSTAANYAVFDAYGGAAIFECAPHEYARYDTDSLGIATHGNFSYIGSSGRVGQNRMDRAYLLMIEAISGDSLDATFIAKHVISDLYLTGQDPYPLPWTGIFSGLPAGWIDTGPFRETQTICNANTHAAGIAQGVAIGENPENSVLWCIFASPVSSVLFPLFPAAYDEPPEGIGSSSAMFVACKAKYDSLFSHSSIDYWLDASYLFDSLGNGVLTYVPVIIDWAYDSVSTQLSAWTSSTPSTLDRADFQDEMTSLILAAYLSGTPLNIDEIPDIPSEICLSAYPNPFNSSCLIELSSTFDEDKEIFVIDIAGRISDKILLSAGSHTAHWTPTDATPSGLYLLQISAKKLISKRVSYIK; encoded by the coding sequence ATGAAAAGTATTATTTTTAGTGTTGTTTTTTACTTAGGCCTATCCTATGGAAATTGCACGATAGGGGTTGCTTCTGGTTCGGTGACGTGTGATGGTAGGCCTTTGGCGTTCAAAACCCGTGACACTTCCTCATGGAGTCTTGAATATAAGGTTCAGACACCTTCGGGCTATTATGCTTATGCTGGAAATACTTCTGTGGGTTCTTCGGGCGTGTGGTTCGGTCTTAGTGAAGCAGGTTTTGGTATCACTCAATCGGCGGCTTATAATTTATCTGGTGGTTGGAGTGGTTTAACTAACAGCAGTATGATGAACTATTCTTTAGAGCTTTGTTCGACGGTTGATGACTTCGAGGACATTTTGATATCGACAAATTCGTCTGGTAGGTCCACAGCCGCGAACTATGCAGTTTTTGATGCATATGGTGGTGCGGCGATATTTGAGTGTGCACCGCATGAATATGCGCGTTACGATACTGATTCACTGGGAATTGCCACTCATGGGAATTTTTCTTATATTGGGTCCTCGGGCAGAGTTGGTCAGAATCGCATGGACAGGGCATATTTGCTTATGATTGAGGCTATTTCTGGTGATTCGTTAGATGCTACTTTTATTGCGAAACATGTCATATCTGATCTTTATTTAACCGGTCAAGATCCTTATCCCTTGCCATGGACTGGCATTTTTTCTGGCCTTCCTGCGGGATGGATAGACACTGGACCTTTCCGGGAAACCCAAACAATTTGCAATGCAAACACACATGCTGCAGGTATTGCTCAGGGCGTGGCAATAGGCGAGAATCCTGAAAACTCGGTTCTTTGGTGTATATTTGCATCCCCTGTTTCATCTGTTCTTTTCCCTCTTTTCCCTGCAGCGTATGATGAGCCGCCGGAGGGCATAGGTTCTTCGTCCGCCATGTTTGTTGCGTGCAAAGCCAAATACGACTCTCTTTTTTCTCATTCATCGATTGATTATTGGCTCGACGCAAGTTATCTTTTTGACAGTCTAGGGAATGGTGTGCTCACTTATGTTCCGGTTATCATCGATTGGGCATATGATTCGGTTTCGACACAGCTTTCAGCGTGGACATCCTCGACACCTTCGACTTTAGATAGAGCGGATTTTCAAGATGAAATGACTAGCTTGATTCTGGCCGCATACTTAAGCGGAACTCCATTGAACATCGACGAAATACCAGATATTCCAAGCGAAATTTGTCTCTCTGCCTATCCAAATCCCTTTAACTCGTCATGTTTGATAGAACTCTCCTCCACTTTTGATGAGGATAAAGAAATATTTGTTATCGACATTGCAGGAAGAATATCCGATAAGATATTATTATCGGCTGGTTCTCACACGGCGCATTGGACACCCACAGACGCAACACCATCGGGCCTTTATCTACTCCAAATTTCTGCCAAAAAACTCATTTCAAAAAGAGTATCCTATATTAAGTAA
- a CDS encoding lamin tail domain-containing protein — protein sequence MKPVIMLLSLILLIAFAGCTRSPNEPGPEPVDVWHIVIMSEIVSNNVSICTDEHGDFDDYVEIYNSQDTAVDISGFALTDDPDTLKYIFPNFTLIQPDTVLLIWCDAEPEQGDFHADFRISAGGEWIALFEPGGGIVDSVTVPELPADSAYIQDSVSWLIGAPSPQRP from the coding sequence ATGAAACCGGTTATCATGCTGCTATCGCTTATTCTGCTGATCGCCTTCGCCGGATGCACGAGATCCCCGAACGAGCCGGGGCCGGAGCCGGTCGATGTTTGGCATATCGTTATCATGTCCGAAATAGTCTCAAATAATGTCTCGATTTGCACCGACGAGCACGGCGATTTCGACGATTATGTCGAAATCTACAATTCGCAGGACACTGCTGTCGATATTTCGGGTTTTGCCTTGACCGACGATCCTGACACACTGAAATACATTTTTCCGAACTTCACTTTAATCCAACCGGACACGGTTTTGCTGATTTGGTGCGACGCAGAACCCGAACAAGGCGATTTTCACGCCGATTTCCGCATTAGCGCGGGCGGTGAATGGATAGCATTATTCGAACCGGGTGGCGGTATCGTCGATAGCGTGACGGTGCCAGAATTGCCGGCGGATTCCGCTTATATTCAAGATTCCGTTTCATGGCTCATCGGCGCGCCATCGCCGCAAAGACCATAA
- a CDS encoding DUF4956 domain-containing protein produces MKNIFLKIGRKSQIFFILSGLILILVLIPDAGHFLNSATAFAQSGSIEFLEENSDSPIEGPPDKGGAPRKTLWDTDWSEALNILATLFLASVLSGLVSYRRRGGSAQMDFTEAHIVLSAASALMMMIIGSQIARAFGLMGAASIVRYRYSLKSPKEASSLVIALGIGMACGVGLYPLAIIASLYIVVVINLIEHIPSGMKKALFPTNWTWNLRVRTMEPDETLTLIKEFLFKEDVGYKIKRVVADKGPESDQTEIEVEIFGNIDRNFLAEKLASDDVIRVQWKQDKSSTFDDFEIK; encoded by the coding sequence ATGAAAAATATTTTTTTGAAAATCGGTCGTAAATCCCAAATATTTTTTATTTTATCGGGACTTATCTTAATTCTCGTTCTGATACCGGACGCCGGTCATTTTTTAAATTCGGCGACAGCATTCGCACAAAGCGGATCGATCGAATTTTTAGAGGAAAATTCGGATTCGCCTATCGAAGGCCCGCCCGACAAAGGCGGTGCTCCCCGCAAGACCCTATGGGACACCGACTGGAGTGAGGCCCTTAATATTCTCGCGACGCTGTTTCTCGCGTCGGTGCTTTCCGGTTTAGTGAGCTATCGTAGGCGGGGTGGAAGTGCGCAGATGGACTTCACAGAAGCCCATATTGTCCTTTCGGCGGCGTCGGCGCTCATGATGATGATAATCGGCAGTCAAATCGCGCGCGCATTCGGGCTGATGGGTGCGGCATCTATCGTCCGATATCGATATTCACTTAAATCCCCGAAGGAAGCCAGTTCGCTCGTTATCGCCCTCGGCATAGGAATGGCATGCGGCGTGGGCTTGTATCCACTCGCGATAATCGCCTCGTTATACATCGTCGTGGTAATCAACCTTATCGAGCACATTCCGTCCGGCATGAAAAAGGCCCTGTTCCCGACCAATTGGACATGGAACCTGAGGGTCAGGACAATGGAGCCGGACGAAACCCTCACGCTGATCAAGGAGTTTCTATTCAAAGAGGATGTCGGCTATAAGATAAAAAGGGTGGTCGCCGATAAAGGCCCCGAAAGCGATCAGACCGAGATCGAGGTCGAGATTTTCGGAAATATCGACAGGAATTTCCTTGCCGAAAAACTCGCTTCAGACGATGTAATAAGGGTTCAATGGAAGCAAGATAAAAGCTCGACCTTCGATGATTTCGAAATAAAATAA
- the tmk gene encoding dTMP kinase produces MKNNTKHEIQRDTDSRGLLLVFEGLDGAGKSTQVKRLADYLESKGNKVVVTSWNSSKYIGKAIKNAKRAQLLTPNCFSALHAADFFNRLENIIIPSLNAGKIVIADRYSYTALARDEARGIDAEWVKRIFSLAIEPDLAFLCRVPVEVALKRAMKKNGNVPKFYESGMDVSGETDPTQSFREFQGRVDKAYAKLVDKGILTPIEMDRDEDQIFDSILTEVEPLLKTSSLKRETRDDKGVELFKGSCFGKNPTELNLSNGSFISKLPKHNLPGKLIVIEGAHHAGVTHQVNALYDWLQVRNVDVVKSGMGETWITTEIMDRAAQKNALSTSTNVMLTASEMAYILEIEVLPALKRGAIVLLNRYFITTLVCGLLRGMDRDWLIETLGGFGVRPDLTIYIDTPFEILLERIDFTSLLAEESIYTGLDIGFTRDVETSFDFYQRNAISAYQEIVKADGISLLKGNRDHTELYEPISKIVSEVINISSENYPINKRLKEVLELYHQHNGYFEHAQKVREFAGQIFDATVDIHRLGKTARDLLEYAALLHDVGRSVGPEHEKHSYNIIMDYEFTELTERDKRIVAIIALYHNGSAYSLDNVRQWKLCAEEQLAVRRLSAILRVADALDSSNKQVSAKLRVSREMGALVLDINSVNKAKAERKDVLSKKDLFEQQFRIDVLVDRNRMERIKTKNESNKDGLFL; encoded by the coding sequence ATGAAAAATAATACTAAACATGAAATCCAGAGAGATACTGATAGCCGCGGACTGCTGCTCGTCTTCGAGGGCCTCGATGGTGCTGGAAAAAGCACGCAGGTAAAACGACTTGCCGACTATCTTGAAAGTAAGGGAAATAAGGTTGTCGTTACAAGTTGGAATTCTAGTAAATATATCGGTAAAGCGATTAAAAACGCCAAGCGCGCTCAACTGCTTACGCCAAACTGCTTCAGCGCACTCCACGCCGCCGATTTCTTCAACAGGCTCGAAAATATAATTATCCCGTCGCTTAATGCAGGTAAAATCGTTATCGCCGACCGATATTCATATACTGCACTTGCACGCGATGAAGCGCGCGGTATCGATGCTGAATGGGTAAAGCGGATTTTTTCTCTCGCAATCGAACCGGACTTAGCGTTTCTATGCCGTGTTCCTGTGGAAGTAGCGCTAAAACGCGCGATGAAGAAAAACGGAAATGTGCCCAAGTTCTACGAGTCCGGGATGGATGTTTCCGGCGAAACCGATCCGACGCAATCGTTTAGGGAATTCCAGGGCAGAGTAGATAAGGCGTATGCGAAGTTAGTCGATAAGGGAATTTTGACACCGATCGAGATGGATCGAGATGAAGACCAGATATTCGACTCTATTTTAACGGAGGTCGAACCGCTTCTAAAAACCTCTTCTTTAAAGCGTGAAACCCGAGATGACAAAGGCGTGGAATTGTTTAAGGGGAGCTGTTTTGGAAAGAATCCTACCGAATTGAATCTCTCTAATGGTTCATTTATTAGCAAACTCCCAAAGCATAACCTTCCCGGAAAACTAATCGTTATCGAGGGGGCGCACCACGCCGGAGTTACGCATCAGGTTAACGCACTCTATGACTGGCTTCAGGTTCGCAATGTTGATGTAGTCAAATCGGGCATGGGCGAAACATGGATAACCACGGAGATCATGGATCGCGCCGCCCAGAAGAATGCACTATCTACTTCCACGAATGTGATGCTCACCGCGAGCGAGATGGCCTATATTCTCGAGATCGAGGTATTGCCAGCTTTAAAGCGAGGGGCGATAGTGCTTTTAAACAGATATTTTATCACGACACTCGTTTGCGGTTTATTGCGCGGAATGGACCGGGATTGGTTGATCGAGACGCTTGGCGGGTTCGGAGTTCGACCGGACTTGACTATTTATATCGATACGCCGTTCGAGATTTTGCTCGAACGCATAGATTTCACGAGTTTGCTTGCGGAGGAATCGATTTATACCGGCCTCGATATAGGTTTCACACGCGATGTCGAGACGAGTTTCGATTTTTATCAGCGAAATGCTATTTCGGCTTATCAGGAGATCGTTAAAGCCGACGGGATTTCACTGTTAAAGGGTAATCGCGACCATACCGAACTTTACGAACCGATTTCCAAAATCGTCTCTGAGGTTATCAATATCAGTTCCGAAAACTATCCGATAAATAAGCGTTTAAAGGAAGTTCTCGAGCTATACCATCAGCATAACGGCTATTTTGAACACGCGCAAAAAGTCCGCGAATTTGCCGGCCAAATTTTCGACGCAACTGTGGATATTCACCGACTCGGAAAAACAGCGAGAGATTTGCTTGAATACGCAGCGCTATTACACGATGTTGGCCGTTCGGTGGGTCCCGAGCACGAAAAACATAGCTATAATATAATCATGGATTACGAATTCACCGAACTTACAGAAAGGGATAAGCGCATCGTTGCGATTATCGCTCTTTATCACAACGGTTCCGCATATTCGCTCGATAATGTTCGGCAATGGAAGCTCTGCGCGGAAGAACAACTTGCCGTTCGGCGTTTATCGGCTATATTACGCGTCGCAGATGCGCTGGACTCCTCGAATAAACAGGTCAGCGCAAAACTACGTGTATCGAGGGAGATGGGTGCGCTTGTTCTCGACATAAACTCTGTTAATAAGGCTAAGGCCGAGAGGAAGGATGTTCTGTCGAAAAAAGACCTATTTGAGCAGCAATTCAGGATTGATGTTTTAGTTGATAGAAACCGGATGGAGAGGATAAAAACAAAAAATGAATCTAATAAAGATGGCCTATTCTTATGA